The window GTTGCTCGAACaccttcttaaaaataatgttgacTGAATTACCTGTGTCAATAAAAGTATGATATATGTTATAGTTAACTATCACAACCTTAATAATTATGACATCATATGGTATCTTTACTCCTTCCAAGTCTTTGGGGCCAAAGATGATTTTTGGCCCCTGTGCCTTCTCTTGGCTACATTTGACAGCGTGGATCTTCAGTCAGCGGACATATGACTTTCTTATCTGATTGGAATCACCATCGGTCAGACCTCCTGTAATCATATCAATGTCGACCCAGGCAGCATTGATatgattttcttcttcttgagtcAACTGGCGAGGTTGTTCTATAGATGCTCGAGCAGGTGCTCAGTTATTTTTTTGTTGGGGCCTTTGTTGGCTCCGATCAACCCTTACAAGGCTCCAGCCTGAGGTCTGTTCAGTTCATGATGACGCTAATGGTTAGGAGAAGGGGATCACTAGCGAAACCCCTAATTAACCGATTGACATAACTCTTGATTATAATGATAGTAATATTCTATATTGTGAGTTCCTGAGCGGTGGTAGGTGCAAAATATGGGAGGCCCATTGTTGGAGCTCGGGGAAGCGTGTCTATCTGACTTCTACATGTTGGACATGTGGCCTCGGCTCATGGTGATGTGATGGATGGCCTGATCAAGGCCCTTTGGGTGGCAAAGTAGGAGGGGGCACTCGGTGCTAGGGAGCGTGACAAGAGCAGAAGGAGCCACCTCCTTTTGAGCGGACTGAGCTTCTTCAATATTGATATACGTGGTGGCTTGTCCGAGCAGATGATAGAAATCCCTCGGAGGCTTTTTAATGAGGGATCGAAAGAAATCGCCATTGTGAACTTTTGAGAGAAGACACTCACTAAAATCTCTAGGATAGTTGAGCTAGGGAACATCCATAACCACTTGattgaattttttaatataagCCCTCAGAGTCTCCTTAGGCCCTTGTTTGAGAGAAAGCATGCTTAATTAGTGTCATCTTGTGGTAGCGGCGACTGTTGGCAAAATGATGAAGGAATATTTTGTGGAAATCCTTAAAGCAGTAGGTGGACTCATTCGGGAGACGGTTGAACCATCTTTGTATCGAGCTAGATAAGGTGGTGAGGACAACTTGACATTTGACTctatctgtgtactgatggaggATAATTGCTTTTTTGAATTTGAATAGATGCATGGTCCTCTGGGTCGGTCGCTCATCCGTATTCTCCGATCGACAGGGGTCAGAAATGACTCAACAACTTATCTTCTAATATTTCTTGGGAGAACAACATGCTTGCCCGTTCAGGAGAGTCGCTAGGCATCGGAGCTTTATGTTTCCTCAGGTCACGGGCAAGTGCATTCTCAGAAGATGATCCCTGAGACCTTTCCGTTGGGCCCATGTCATCAAGGGGCGTTCGGAACAATGCTCAGTGATATGCAATCAATGATGAAGGTACGGGTGGAAGGCCAGTCGGCTGCATAGGTGCTAGCGGGATGGCGATCGGGGGAGGATGGATTTGTTGGAATTCGGCCAGGCCTTCCACTCGGGTTTTGCACTCAACCTGCGGGCCGGTTATAGATACAGTTGGGTCGTTAGGAAGAGGTCACACAGTTATTGCTTGTTGCTGTTGCGCCAATCTAGCCGCTCATGCGACTATTAATAATTCTAAATCTTCTTGCGACAAAGTTATTATGGTGAGTCGTCCAGTCTTGTTCATCTTCACGTTTTGGATGTAGATGAATTTCTCACAAATGGCACCAAATATGATCCCGTCTGAAAGTAGAGAAGATGGTTGGCTGAGAAGGTAACTCTGACGTTGACTGTTTGAAGATTCTGATTCAGCAAAAAATGACTTCGAGCGGTCTTGCGTGTCAAAAGGAGTGTTAGTGATAGGGATAGGGAAGGAGTCCCCAcgtaggccctctgacgctcaagtcagtgattgaGTTAAATAGATGAACAGTAGGATGAACAATATTTATGAGTGTGTAAAATTGAGTAGCATTGCGTACTTCCGCCTATAGATGAAGAACCCTTTTATAGTGTTATTGTTTATTTGTGCACTAatctcaaaatattttaaaaaagacaAACCATAAAGATGTTCTGACACCTTTCCCAAAATGGACCCGCAATCTCTCTGTTTGGCAGAGTTCTAATGTATAACTTGTATGCAGAATATTCTTTGTCCTTCATAGTACAAGGCGCCAAAAATGAATATTATGCAGTTGGGTTGCAGGGCCCACCATATGTTTACATGTCAAGCCGACTGAGTTCCTCCTGTGACCGGATCGACAATTACTAGTAAGGATAAGCCGATCAGATTTATAAAGTTGTTGGGGACTCATCCCTCACTCGGCTCATCTGTTTAGCCACTGAGTTCGATCATACCAAGTGTTCCATTTATCCGATCAGACCATAGGTCTATTAGGCTGGATAGCTCAACTAGAATAGTTGATTATAGTAGCCCGAATGATAAAGAGGACTTTACGTTGGAGTGTACTGACTCGGTTCCAAACTCTAACCATTGTTTGACCGACCAAAGGGTTCGGTAGGATGATGAGGTTGAAAGAATCGTACACACTAGTCTAGAATGTTGACACTCCTTGATTTTAACTATCATGTCAGCTGGCGTCCTTAACTTTGACTTCACTTAGAGGGCCCCACCTCAATCGCCATATCGACAATCATACTTTAAGTGCTCAACCTTGATTAAGTTGTTTGATATAATTAACAAAAAGTTAATATCATATTGTATTTTTTTATATGGGTGTTGAGTGTGTAGGTTGTACAAGTTGCTTAAAAGTCTAACTGGTTATGGTTGAACAAGAGCTTAGCATATCAAGGTTAATCAAAAGTTTGACAGAATGATTGAAAGTCAAAGAAGTCAAATGCTAACCAAAGTTTTTTATAATAATTGAAAATCTAAGAGATCGAGGTTTAATTGGATTTTAGTAGCTAGGTTGTTTATAAGTTCAAAGCTCAAAGTTGATTAAGAGTTTTGTAAGAGTCACATAATCAAGTAGGGTTCTTGATTCGATAACTTAGACACCCAAAGAGAGAGATGGACTTAAAAGGAGTGAAGCAAGGCTTAAGGCAGCTTGATGCATCCTGTCCCTCAACTGTGATGAGGTCTCTCACCATTGTCTTCGGCTTCCAGTTATTCTTGTTAACAAAACACTGGGAGTTAACAAGTAAGGGATGAAACcaaaagggtttaggaagctttgGGGATTAAACAACCATCCACCACAACTTTGACACACCCCCAAGAAACAAGAAACCTTTGAGTGGAGGAAGGAGAGAAGCTACAGTAGGCACCACACTACTCTTTTTTATCTTGATTACTGAACACCTATACAAACAAACAACTCAATATCACGGGCCActagattttctttttttttttcttttttcgatCGTACATTTGGTGGCCATATTAAAAAATGCATTCATGTGCCACATATTAAAATTCGTCAGCAACCATCCTGCTTATTTTGGGTTTGTGCCATAAGAATggatcaaatcttttcttatgtcgATAGTTTATTTGCTCTTTTCACTTCAGTACAAGTACCAATGCTCGAGTGAGAGAATTCATTGCGATAGCTATCACTTGTATTGTTGATATATATACCAAGCTTCTTCAAGAATTAACGTACTGCTCATAATTAATTCATCTTTTGACCCGATATTATATTATATTCTCATGCGTTGGACAGGAAAATTGAGGGTTTGGATGAAACACAAGAAAGTTCTTGCTGGGTGTTTTTGGTCATGAGTGTGGATTAAGCTACACCACTTTTCCTTGTCTTCGTTATTTTCTTTAGAAACGGTGCATATGCTCTTATGATAAGAGAATTGTTCACAAGAACATAGCACAACCACTGTACGATTAGGGTTGGACCAGGCAGGGCTGTATATATAGTTTGGACAGGGATAATAGTGCTTGCCCTCGGAAATTAATGGGTCACCATTGCTGCAGcaagcagaagatcaagaggggaCTCTGGTCGCCTGAAGAAGATGAGAAGCTCTTCAACTACATCACCACCCATGGCCATGCTTGCTGGAGCACTGTCCCTAAAGAAGCAGGTGTATAtaagatctctctctctctctctctctctctcatcttTCTTTATTCACTTCTTTGGGATCAATTTTAGGGTTGCAGAGATGTGGGAAGAGTTGCAGGCTGAGGTGGATCAATTACCTGAAGCCTGACCTAAAGAGGGGCTCCTTCTCAGTAGAAGAAGAAAGACTTATCATAGATGTGCACAGAATCTTAGGCAACAGGTGCAATCCTGGATCCCTAATTAgggtttcattattttttttttctcaggtTCCTGCACGAGGCCTTTGATGTTTGTAACTTTTGCACTCAGATGGGCTCAAATAGCAAAGCATCTCCCCGGAAGAACAGACAATGAGGTGAAGAATTTCTGGAACTCATGCGTAAAGAAGAAGTTGATTGCTCAAGGCTTGGATCCAAAGACACACAACCTAATGCCGGCTTTGCGGCCCTGGCCCTCGACTTACAGCTCCAACAACTCAGACAATGAGCTTTTCCAATCTTCCACCACTGCACCCTTCACCATTAGCTCCCCTAGCAAAGGCTTTGATAGAACTAAAGGTTCTGATATAAAAAAAATGGCCAAGAACTCTGTGGACTTGACCACCTTACCTAGTCTGGTGAGACTGCCACAATCTGATGATGGGTTGCATGAGAGCATAGTCCCTGCGTCCAACCTCCATTACCAAGACAACCATGTGCTGATGAGCTTCACtaatgcttcatcttcttcctctttaggCCACACAAACACTGCATCCCCTTCTTCGTTCATCAACAATCAAACTAGTTTTATGGATGATTGCATGTGGGATGGTAGCAACATGGAGCATTTCGAAGCCCTAAACCAAATTGAGGTGGGAGATGAAGTGGTGCAAAGGAAGGATCATGAACTGATGGAAGTGCAAACCACACTGGACGTCAGCGAGAAGGGGTTGATGATGGAAGCCTATTGCGGCGgtgctgccgccgccgccgcgacGTTCGATCTCGAGATGATGGACAATTCTTTGTTGCCTTGTGGAGACTTTTACAATGGAGGAGGGTCCATGGAGGAACTGCAATGGGATTGCTAGGTTGTATAATTTCTTCACTGTTTTACTTCAGTTAGTCGTTTTTTTTAGCTGCAAATGGCAGCAAGTTAATTAAGTTGAGGCACATATATTGTTCATGCATGCATCTGATCATGTACCAATTCTGGATCTCATGGTGAATGTGATCAATGAAGAACTTTATTGATAGAATAATTAAGACCatgtttcaaaaataaataaataaattcataatTGGGAGTGTATATTAAACATTAAGATTGATGGATGGCAGTGTTTACATGGCTCTAATGTAGAAATTTCTTCATTCACTCTTCATGACAACTTAGGCTGAGGAAGAGAGCAGCAAGTTTCgtaaattgtatttttttttttcaattttgatcATGTTATCTATAAATTCACATTCTTAATGTATTAACTTGTATTGTTTTTCAATTTCAATCATTTTTTATTTGGAATTCAAATTGATCATCGGTAATTACCTAGATGGCGACAACAATGataacattaaaaattaatttggacATTTTTACTTTTAGTAGTCAAATCGCCTATGTGGTAAATTTTTTAAGTCCACCAAAGCATTAAAATAAATAaggaacaaaaaattaaattcacgtcactttaaaaataaaattcttaaaaaattattaatacttTGGTGGACTTAAAAAATTTACCACATAGGTGATTTATCCATCAAAAGTAAAAATGCCcaaattaatttttcaataaaaaaagaTTGAAATTGGAAAAGAAATACAAGTTAATGTACTAATAATGTGAATTTATAGATAGCATGCATGATCAAAATTGGAAAAGACACAACTTACGGGGCTAAAAATATAATTATCCCATAAGTTGAGATAAGATAAACTAGCATTTTAAACATATTGATTTTTATCAAACATTAGTAAATCCCTCCATGGAACTCTTTTATATAGGTATAATGAGCCTATTAACCTAGTGGGAACGAAATttagtagggttgtaaatgaatttaataaatttaatgttCGGTTGTGTAATTTGATAACACTAGAAGCCATCTTACTTTTTGCAAAGGAAAAGGATTGTTGTTAATGAAAATTTGATTCGAGGGAGTGTTTGTGGAAGCTCTGTGAAGATACATTGATGATAACGATAGCACTCATTGTAAGATAATCAATAGGGTGCTACTCTGTTTCCACTTAGATTTGCAAAAACTCTATCCAGTATGCAATCTTCTGTTTCCACTTGAAGATTATTGATGTTAGTAGTTCCTTCAACAGTGCGGCAATTGTCTTTGGATACGTCTTTAACTTATTCCTTACATATCAAATGGTTACAGCATGATGCCAACAATGATACATGATTTCCTATATTCTTCTCTGCTAAATGTGCATGTGTCTTACTAGCAAAGatctttttttctaaaatttccaTGCCCATTCATTATGTTATTCATTAGGAGTTAACCAAACCTTTTGCAGTAGCTCACCTGCCTAAATCAACAAAGGCTTCAAAGTGCAAACAACAGGCAATTTTCTATTCTTACAAACACTCTCGAATCGATCTCACAATGATATAAACAAGCTTATCGAACAAGTTTCACATATCCTAATCTGATCGAGCCCATATCTAGgcatttttttgtaattttgtaaTCAGATGATCACCACCTCTATCACTGCCATCCTAGGTTGTTGCCCACTCCAATTACAACTGTAAACCAATAGAAGAAGATCTGACAATGTCAAAGTATGATGGGCTGTTTGAGAGACAGGCACGATCTTTGGAAGaaatattttgcaaaaatgaCTGACTGCCAAATCTACAGTCGTTTTTGGCTGGAAGCTTCATATCAATTCACATGGTGCGTTCAGATCGGTTGATAGCGCAGCCCAGCACATCTCCAATTCAGACTTTGCTtgtctcctttttcttttatgtctCTTTCCTCAAATCTTTCCAAGAACACAATTCCAGAATATTGGAAGTATACACCACGATATTTGGACGAGTAAAGTTGCTTTGGCCATTGTTGCTCTTAAAAGCAAagcatcttcttctcttctgcactgttcttcttcttcttcttcatcatcttcttcttcttctttattgtAAGTTGTAACAATAATGGCGAAGGAGAAGCACAAGGATGGCAAGAATTTTTCTGTTGATGTTTCTTGGAAATGTGCTGAGGTGAAGCTCCTCCTCGTCTCCCTCTTCTTCATTTGCTCTTTGATCACTTTGTTTGAGCTCTTCCCTTCAACTTCTAGCTTTCTCTCATGTTTTTCCGCAGTCGATTCATCTCCATCGCACCCTGTTGAtctatcctcctcctcctcctcctcctcctcctcctcttcttcttctcttcctcaaatTGTTCATTCTCTGAGAGCAGAACGGCTCGGGAATGACTCCGTCGTGAAGAGGTCCTTCAACCCGGTCGGCTCCGCCGCGTACCTCTTCATCCAGATGGGAGCTTACCGGGGCGGCGCGAACAATTTCGTCGTCGTGGGGCTCGCCTCCAAGCCTCTCCATGTCTTCGCCAAGCCCCGATTCGAGTGCGAATGGATCCCccacggcggcggcggcggcggcaaaaATTCCGCCCCCATCTTCGCTACTGGTTACAAGATCCTCCCCGACTGGGGCTACGGTCGGGTCTACACCGTCGTCGTCGTCAACTGCACCTTCCCGAGCGCCGTCGGCCTCGACGGCTCCGGCGGCCGCCTCGTCATCCACGCCACCACGGGTGGCGGCGGGGACCGCGAGGTCACCGCTGCCGAGAATTTCGTGGCGGTGGAGGAAGCTCCAGGGAGCGTGGACGAGTCCATCTTTTCGGCGCCGCCTAAGTACGAGTACCTCTACTGCGGCTCCCCCCTCTACGGCGACCTCAGCCCGCAGCGCGTCAGGGAATGGATGGCCTACCACGCGCGGTTCTTCGGGGTGAGCAAGTCCCACTTCGTCATCCACGACGCCGGCGGCGTCCACCCGGCGGTGATGGAGGTGCTGCGGCCGTGGGCGGAGAAGGGAATGGTGACCCTGCAGGACATCAGAGAGCAAGAAAGGTTCGACGGCTACTACCACAATCAATTCCTGGTGGTGAACGATTGCCTCCACAGGTACAAGTTCATGGCGAAATGGATCTTCTTCTTCGACATCGACGAGTTCCTCTATCTCCCTCCCAAAACGAGTCTCGACTCGGTGGTCGCCTCGCTCGACGGATACTCGCAGTTCACCATCGAGCAGATGCCCATGTCCAGCAAGCTCTGTCAATCCAGTGACTACGGCAAGACTCCAAGGTGCCATTTTAATCTTAGCCACCTCCATTTCTTCTGATCGAGATTGATCATAAATATAACAgcttcgattcgattcgattcgactTGTTGGTAGGATGTGGGGAATGGAGAAGTTGGTGTACAGGGACGTGAAGAGGGGAGTGAGGCGAGACCGGAAGTACGCGATCCAGCCGCGGAGCGCGTTCGCGACGGGCGTGCACATGTCGCAGAACGTGGCCGGCCAGAGCGCGCACAAGACGGAAGGCCGGATCAGATACTTCCATTACCACGGCACCATCGCCGACCGCCGCGAGCCCTGCAGGGAGTTCGTCAACGCCACCGCCCTCACCTACGACGGCACCCCGTACGTGCTCGACGACACCCTCCGCCGCGCCGCCGGCGCAGTGAAGAGGTTCGAGCAGAAGATGATCGACTCCAGGCTGTCGCGCACGAGGCAGTGATCTTTCCTTGCACAGATTTCTCTGCAAAATAcaccatgattttttttttaaaactttctattcttttctatataaattaTTGTTCATCCAATTTACCAAGAATTCTTAAAATCAAAGATGTTGATCTGATCATTGGCCCACGCACATTGTCGCTTCCTATGACGTCGATGCATGGGCGTCCCCGGTGGCCGAAGTGTGGAGGGGACCAGACGATGAACGGGAACAAATTCTTGCAACGGGAAGCTTTTCGAGCCCTCTGCCTACTTCGCATTCGAACAAAAATGAGACGATGATGGCGAATTTCGAAAGGGCTTCTCCAACTGCCTCCGACTTTGAATAAGATATCTTCTTCAATCGTTTTGTTCGCATagctattaattaattatatcatgACTCTCTATCTCTATTAGAGAATTCAGTGAGCTAGCAATTGAGAGAACTTGATCGATAAAGTTCTTCATTGTATCAGTGCCATTGATTCTTAAACGTACGATATTATTTATACAATTtgaactagaaaaaaaaaatcaaatctagtGTGATACGGGGAATAGGAAGGTCCTTTAGTAGAGTTCACAGTAAGTCAAAAACTGAGTAACTACTGACCTATTAATATCTCCTTCTCTTAATCGACTAAGTTGATCGAATATGCTCTCAAAGGGTCTGCTCCTTGACTCCATCGGATTTGCACGGAGCTCTACTTCTTGTTCTCTTCCGATTGGATAGGCTCTCAAAGGGCCCACTCACTGGCTCCGTTGGACATGCATCAGGCTCTGCTTCTCGTTCTCTCCCGACCGACTACCGCCAATGGAACAACTTTCAAAGGGTCCCTCTCTCCGGCTCAATCGGACCCGCACGAGGCTCTGCTCC is drawn from Zingiber officinale cultivar Zhangliang chromosome 1B, Zo_v1.1, whole genome shotgun sequence and contains these coding sequences:
- the LOC121971082 gene encoding myb-related protein Zm38-like; its protein translation is MGHHCCSKQKIKRGLWSPEEDEKLFNYITTHGHACWSTVPKEAGLQRCGKSCRLRWINYLKPDLKRGSFSVEEERLIIDVHRILGNRWAQIAKHLPGRTDNEVKNFWNSCVKKKLIAQGLDPKTHNLMPALRPWPSTYSSNNSDNELFQSSTTAPFTISSPSKGFDRTKGSDIKKMAKNSVDLTTLPSLVRLPQSDDGLHESIVPASNLHYQDNHVLMSFTNASSSSSLGHTNTASPSSFINNQTSFMDDCMWDGSNMEHFEALNQIEVGDEVVQRKDHELMEVQTTLDVSEKGLMMEAYCGGAAAAAATFDLEMMDNSLLPCGDFYNGGGSMEELQWDC
- the LOC121971074 gene encoding galactan beta-1,4-galactosyltransferase GALS3-like; its protein translation is MAKEKHKDGKNFSVDVSWKCAEVKLLLVSLFFICSLITLFELFPSTSSFLSCFSAVDSSPSHPVDLSSSSSSSSSSSSSSLPQIVHSLRAERLGNDSVVKRSFNPVGSAAYLFIQMGAYRGGANNFVVVGLASKPLHVFAKPRFECEWIPHGGGGGGKNSAPIFATGYKILPDWGYGRVYTVVVVNCTFPSAVGLDGSGGRLVIHATTGGGGDREVTAAENFVAVEEAPGSVDESIFSAPPKYEYLYCGSPLYGDLSPQRVREWMAYHARFFGVSKSHFVIHDAGGVHPAVMEVLRPWAEKGMVTLQDIREQERFDGYYHNQFLVVNDCLHRYKFMAKWIFFFDIDEFLYLPPKTSLDSVVASLDGYSQFTIEQMPMSSKLCQSSDYGKTPRMWGMEKLVYRDVKRGVRRDRKYAIQPRSAFATGVHMSQNVAGQSAHKTEGRIRYFHYHGTIADRREPCREFVNATALTYDGTPYVLDDTLRRAAGAVKRFEQKMIDSRLSRTRQ